A single genomic interval of Mycobacteriales bacterium harbors:
- a CDS encoding ABC transporter permease yields the protein MTALAAGSFVPRPGPAPLARMIRAQAGMELRLLLRSGEQLLLTVAIPTLLLVLFAETPLVALPGRRVDFLVPGVLGLAVLSTAFTGQAIAVGFERRYGVLKRLGATALPRWALLVAKTLAVGAVELLQVVLLVGVGLILGWSPHGSAPPVVGLLLLATAAFSGLGLLMAGLLRAEATLAAANLVYLVLLALGGVVFPLTRFPSGMRSVLGYLPISALAGGLRSVLGAGVAVPAHDWLILLAWALGGLGLAAATFRWE from the coding sequence GTGACGGCGCTCGCCGCGGGTTCATTCGTCCCGCGGCCCGGCCCCGCCCCGCTGGCGCGGATGATCCGCGCCCAGGCCGGGATGGAGTTGCGGCTGCTCCTGCGCAGCGGCGAGCAGCTGCTGCTGACCGTCGCCATCCCCACGTTGCTGCTCGTCCTGTTCGCCGAGACCCCCCTGGTCGCCCTGCCGGGCCGCCGGGTCGACTTCCTCGTCCCGGGCGTCCTCGGCCTCGCGGTGCTGTCCACCGCCTTCACCGGGCAGGCCATCGCGGTGGGCTTCGAACGGCGGTACGGGGTCCTCAAGCGGCTCGGCGCGACCGCGCTCCCCCGGTGGGCGCTGCTCGTCGCGAAGACGTTGGCGGTCGGCGCGGTCGAGCTGTTGCAGGTCGTCCTGCTGGTGGGCGTGGGGTTGATCCTCGGCTGGTCCCCGCACGGCTCGGCGCCCCCGGTCGTCGGACTGCTCCTGCTCGCGACCGCGGCGTTCAGCGGGCTCGGGCTGCTGATGGCGGGCCTGCTGCGGGCGGAGGCGACGCTCGCCGCCGCCAACCTCGTCTACCTCGTCCTGCTGGCGCTGGGCGGGGTGGTCTTCCCGCTCACCCGGTTCCCGAGCGGGATGCGTTCGGTGCTCGGATACCTGCCCATCTCGGCCCTGGCCGGCGGCCTGCGGTCGGTGCTGGGCGCCGGGGTCGCGGTTCCCGCGCACGACTGGTTGATCCTGCTGGCGTGGGCGCTCGGCGGACTCGGTCTCGCCGCGGCCACCTTCCGATGGGAGTGA
- a CDS encoding ABC transporter ATP-binding protein — translation MHEPAVEIVDLVKSYRSTAAVAGLSLTAARGAVTALLGPNGAGKTTTVEICEGFRRADSGRVRVLGLDPATDGGRLHPRIGVMLQDGVGYPGARAREMLRLVAAFARDPIQPDALLDALGLARVGAAPLRSLSGGERQRLSLAMAVVGRPELVILDEPTAGLDVAGRVTVWELIETLRADGVSVLLTTHNMAEAARLADRIVIVDAGRVVASGSPTELTSTSDGELRFRATPGLAVSEMLPAGREVVESPAGHYTVSGPADPGLVAALTAWCAQRGVLLEELQVGGRSLEDVFLGLTGKQP, via the coding sequence GTGCACGAGCCGGCGGTCGAGATAGTTGACCTGGTCAAGAGCTACCGCTCCACCGCGGCGGTGGCCGGCCTGTCGCTGACCGCGGCCCGTGGCGCGGTGACCGCCCTGCTCGGTCCGAACGGCGCCGGGAAAACGACGACGGTCGAGATCTGCGAGGGCTTCCGCCGCGCGGACTCCGGCCGGGTCCGGGTCCTCGGACTCGACCCGGCGACCGACGGGGGCCGCCTGCACCCGCGGATCGGGGTCATGTTGCAGGACGGGGTCGGCTATCCGGGTGCCCGGGCCCGGGAAATGCTCCGCCTCGTCGCCGCGTTCGCCCGCGACCCGATCCAGCCGGACGCCCTCCTGGATGCACTCGGATTGGCGCGGGTGGGAGCGGCCCCGTTGAGGAGTCTCAGCGGTGGAGAGCGGCAACGGTTGTCCCTCGCGATGGCCGTCGTCGGACGTCCCGAACTCGTCATCCTCGACGAGCCGACCGCCGGGCTCGACGTCGCGGGTCGGGTGACCGTCTGGGAGCTGATCGAGACGTTGCGGGCAGACGGGGTGAGCGTGCTGCTCACGACGCACAACATGGCCGAAGCCGCGCGGCTGGCCGATCGGATCGTCATCGTCGACGCGGGTCGGGTCGTCGCGAGTGGCTCGCCGACGGAGCTGACCTCCACCAGCGACGGCGAGCTGCGGTTCCGAGCGACACCGGGGCTGGCCGTGTCGGAGATGCTGCCGGCCGGACGTGAGGTCGTCGAGTCGCCGGCCGGGCACTACACGGTGAGCGGACCGGCCGACCCGGGCCTGGTCGCCGCGCTCACCGCGTGGTGCGCGCAGCGGGGGGTGCTGCTCGAGGAGCTGCAAGTCGGCGGCCGTTCGCTCGAGGACGTGTTTCTCGGGCTGACCGGGAAGCAGCCGTGA
- a CDS encoding ArsR family transcriptional regulator, whose product MAVSPADRRTRVRVARLLLERGPQTAAALSAELGLTAAAVRRHLDAMLGEGAILAKPLRIFGPRTRGRPARVFELSDAGHAAMPNGYDDIAAAALRFLADTGGARAVEAFARVRVGELEARYRPTVEAARPADRPAALAEALSADGYAAGAREATAGVQLCQHHCPVQHVAEQFPQLCDAETEAFGRLLGTHIQRLATIAHGDGVCTTFIPAGRPAASARSTSGRTSS is encoded by the coding sequence ATGGCCGTCTCGCCGGCGGACCGGCGGACCCGCGTCCGGGTCGCGCGGCTGCTGCTCGAACGCGGACCGCAGACGGCGGCCGCGCTCTCCGCGGAGCTCGGGCTGACCGCGGCTGCGGTGCGCCGGCACCTCGACGCCATGCTCGGCGAAGGGGCGATTCTCGCCAAGCCGCTGCGGATCTTCGGGCCGCGCACCCGGGGTCGTCCGGCCCGGGTCTTCGAGCTTTCCGACGCGGGCCATGCGGCGATGCCGAACGGCTACGACGACATCGCCGCGGCGGCGCTGCGGTTCCTCGCGGACACCGGTGGCGCGCGGGCCGTCGAGGCGTTCGCCCGCGTCCGGGTCGGCGAGCTGGAGGCCCGCTACCGTCCCACAGTGGAAGCCGCCCGGCCCGCGGACCGGCCGGCCGCGCTCGCCGAGGCACTCTCCGCGGACGGCTACGCGGCCGGGGCGCGGGAGGCGACGGCCGGCGTCCAGCTCTGCCAACACCATTGCCCGGTCCAGCACGTGGCCGAGCAGTTTCCGCAGCTTTGCGACGCGGAGACGGAGGCGTTCGGCCGACTGCTCGGTACCCATATCCAGCGGCTCGCGACCATCGCCCACGGTGATGGCGTCTGCACAACCTTCATCCCGGCCGGCCGGCCGGCGGCATCCGCGCGATCGACGTCCGGGAGGACCTCGTCATGA
- the sufB gene encoding Fe-S cluster assembly protein SufB: MTITERPELEGLGRYKFGWSDSDAAGSIAKRGLSRQVVEEISALKNEPDWMLAMRLKGLALFEKKPMPTWGADLSGIHFDTIKYFVRSTEKQATSWEDLPADIKNTYDRLGIPEAEKQRLVAGVAAQYESEVVYHKIREDLEQLGVLFLDTDTGLREHEDVFKEYFASVIPAGDNKFSALNTAVWSGGSFIYVPKGVRVDIPLQAYFRINTENMGQFERTLIIVDEDAYVHYVEGCTAPVYSSDSLHSAVVEIVVKKGGRCRYTTIQNWSNNVYNLVTKRAAAQENATMEWIDGNLGSKVTMKYPAVWLLGEGAKGETLSVAFAGEGQHQDAGAKMVHAAPNTSSTIISKSVARGGGRTSYRGLVQVQPTATGAKSTVKCDALLVDDISRSDTYPYVDVREDDVTMGHEATVSKISDDQLFYLMSRGMTEDEAMAMIVRGFIEPIARELPMEYALELNRLIELQMEGAVG, translated from the coding sequence ATGACCATCACCGAACGCCCGGAGCTCGAAGGTCTCGGCCGCTACAAGTTCGGCTGGTCGGACTCGGACGCGGCCGGTTCGATCGCCAAGCGCGGGCTGTCCCGGCAGGTCGTCGAGGAGATCTCCGCCCTGAAGAACGAGCCGGACTGGATGCTGGCGATGCGGCTCAAGGGCCTGGCCCTGTTCGAGAAGAAGCCGATGCCGACCTGGGGCGCGGACCTGTCCGGAATCCACTTCGACACCATCAAGTACTTCGTCCGCTCCACCGAGAAGCAGGCGACCAGCTGGGAAGACCTCCCGGCGGACATCAAGAACACCTACGACCGGCTGGGCATCCCGGAGGCGGAGAAGCAGCGCCTGGTCGCCGGCGTGGCGGCCCAATACGAGTCGGAGGTGGTTTACCACAAGATTCGGGAGGACCTCGAGCAGCTCGGGGTGCTCTTCCTCGACACCGACACCGGGCTGCGCGAGCACGAGGACGTGTTCAAGGAGTACTTCGCCTCCGTCATCCCGGCCGGTGACAACAAGTTCTCCGCGCTGAACACCGCGGTCTGGAGCGGCGGGTCGTTCATCTACGTGCCCAAGGGGGTGCGGGTCGACATCCCGCTCCAGGCCTACTTCCGGATCAACACCGAGAACATGGGCCAGTTCGAGCGGACCCTGATCATCGTCGACGAGGACGCGTACGTGCACTACGTCGAGGGGTGCACCGCCCCCGTGTACTCCAGCGACTCGCTGCACTCGGCGGTCGTGGAGATCGTGGTGAAGAAGGGTGGGCGGTGCCGGTACACGACGATCCAGAACTGGTCGAACAACGTCTACAACCTGGTCACCAAGCGGGCTGCCGCCCAGGAAAACGCCACGATGGAATGGATCGACGGCAATCTGGGCTCGAAGGTCACGATGAAGTACCCCGCGGTCTGGCTGCTCGGCGAGGGGGCCAAGGGGGAGACGCTCTCGGTCGCGTTCGCCGGTGAGGGGCAGCACCAGGATGCCGGCGCCAAGATGGTCCACGCGGCGCCGAACACCTCCAGCACGATCATCTCGAAGTCGGTAGCCCGAGGAGGGGGCCGCACGAGCTACCGCGGCCTGGTCCAGGTCCAGCCGACCGCCACCGGGGCGAAGTCCACGGTGAAGTGCGACGCGCTGCTGGTCGACGACATCTCTCGCTCGGACACCTATCCCTACGTCGACGTTCGTGAAGACGACGTGACGATGGGCCATGAGGCCACCGTGTCGAAGATCAGTGACGACCAGCTCTTCTACCTGATGAGCCGCGGCATGACCGAAGACGAGGCGATGGCGATGATCGTCCGTGGGTTCATCGAACCGATCGCTCGCGAGCTGCCGATGGAATATGCGTTGGAGCTCAATCGGCTGATCGAGCTCCAGATGGAAGGCGCGGTCGGCTGA